The following are encoded together in the Trichomycterus rosablanca isolate fTriRos1 chromosome 19, fTriRos1.hap1, whole genome shotgun sequence genome:
- the uba1 gene encoding ubiquitin-like modifier-activating enzyme 1 yields MSSSPLSKKRRLSGSETKTGSHCSSSNSVRTELSHTPANGMAKNGNDAEIDEGLYSRQLYVLGHDAMKRMQNSNVLVSGLRGLGVEIAKNVILAGVKSVTVHDEGVAEWRDLSSQFYLREEDLGKNRAEVSQARLAELNSYVPVTAYTSALTNDYLTQFQVVVLTNSTLEDQTRISDFCHSKSIKLVIADTRGLFGQLFCDFGDDMMVYDTNGEQPLSAMISMITKDGAGVVTCLDEARHGFESGDSVTFTEVQGMTELNGCQPIEIKALGPYTFSICDTISFSDYVRGGIVTQVKMPKKVSFKSFSSSMSEPEFLLTDFAKFDRPGQLHLGFQALHAFEKKHSRAPKPWNQSDADELVALAAEVNAAQSGSAKQEELDQALLKKLSCVAAGDLAPVNAFIGGLAAQEVMKACTGKFMPIMQWLYFDALECLSEAEGAVLTEEECAPKGCRYDGQIAVFGNKMQELLARQRYFLVGAGAIGCELLKNFAMIGLASGEGEVIVTDMDTIEKSNLNRQFLFRPWDVTKMKSETAAAAVKQMNPSIRITGHQNRVGPDTEKIYDDDFFENLNGVTNALDNVDARMYMDRRCVYYRKPLLESGTLGTKGNVQVVMPFITESYSSSQDPPEKSIPICTLKNFPNAIEHTLQWARDEFEGLFKQPAENAMQHLSDPKFMERTLKLPGAQPAEVLEAVYKSLVTDCPRSWDDCVAWARNHWQCQYSNNIRQLLHNFPPDQLTSSGAPFWSGPKRCPHPLEFSTSNDLHMDYVIAAANLYAQTYGLKGSTDREAVAKLIQQVKVPEFTPRSGVKIHVSDQELQSANASVDDSRLEELKTLLPSSEAGAQFKLCAIDFEKDDDTNFHMDFIVAASNLRAENYDIPPADRHKSKLIAGKIIPAIATTTAAVVGLVCLELFKIIQGHKKLESFKNGFMNLALPFFAFSEPIAAPKHKYYDIDWTLWDRFEVKGIQPSGEEMTLRQFLDYFKNEHKLDITMLSQGVSMLYSFFMPTAKLKERLELPMTEIVTKVSKKKLGKHVRALVFELCCNDTTEEDVEVPYVRYTIR; encoded by the exons ATGTCCAGCTCGCCGCTGTCCAAGAAGCGTCGCTTGTCAGGATCAGAGACGAAGACGGGATCCCACTGCTCCTCCTCAAACTCTGTCAGAACTGAACTATCCCACACTCCTGCTAAC GGCATGGCTAAAAATGGAAATGATGCTGAGATTGATGAAGGCCTGTACTCCAGACAGCT GTATGTGTTGGGCCATGATGCGATGAAGCGCATGCAGAACTCCAATGTGCTGGTCTCAGGACTTCGTGGCCTTGGTGTGGAGATTGCCAAGAATGTCATTCTGGCTGGAGTCAAGAGTGTCACTGTGCACGATGAGGGTGTGGCCGAATGGAGAGATCTTTCCTCACAG ttTTACCTTCGGGAGGAAGATCTGGGGAAGAACCGGGCTGAGGTCAGTCAGGCGCGGCTGGCTGAACTCAACAGCTATGTTCCTGTAACAGCTTACACCAGCGCACTCACCAACGACTACCTGACACAGTTTCAG gtggtggtcctgactaacTCAACACTTGAGGATCAAACTCGCATCAGTGATTTTTGCCACAGCAAAAGCATCAAACTAGTCATTGCTGACACACGTGGACTGTTTGG GCAACTTTTTTGTGATTTCGGAGATGATATGATGGTCTATGATACCAACGGAGAGCAGCCTCTAAGTGCCATGATATCCATGATCACCAAG GACGGTGCCGGTGTGGTGACCTGCCTGGATGAGGCCAGACATGGCTTTGAGAGCGGAGACTCCGTCACATTCACAGAAGTGCAAGGCATGACTGAGCTTAACGGCTGCCAGCCCATTGAAATCAAAGCACTTG gtcccTACACTTTCAGTATCTGTGACACTATATCCTTCTCCGACTATGTAAGAGGGGGCATTGTGACACAGGTCAAGATGCCCAAGAAAGTTTCCTTT AAAAGCTTCAGCTCATCAATGTCAGAGCCAGAGTTTTTGCTGACTGATTTTGCCAAGTTTGATCGTCCTGGCCAGCTGCATCTGGGCTTCCAGGCTCTGCATGCCTTTGAGAAAAAACACAGTCGTGCTCCCAAGCCCTGGAACCAG TCGGATGCAGATGAGCTCGTTGCCTTGGCTGCTGAGGTGAATGCAGCACAATCAGGCTCTGCCAAGCAGGAGGAGCTGGACCAAGCACTTCTCAAAAAGCTCTCCTGTGTTGCTGCTGGAGACCTGGCCCCAGTCAATGCGTTCATTGGTGGGCTTGCTGCCCAGGAGGTTATGAAG GCATGCACAGGCAAATTTATGCCCATTATGCAGTGGCTGTACTTTGATGCACTGGAGTGTTTATCTGAAGCCGAGGGAGCAGTTCTAACAGAAGAGGAATGTGCACCA AAAGGCTGTCGATATGATGGGCAGATTGCCGTGTTTGGCAACAAGATGCAGGAACTGTTGGCCAGACAGCGCTACTTTTTG GTTGGTGCCGGAGCTATTGGTTGCGAATTGCTTAAGAACTTTGCCATGATTGGCTTGGCCAGTGGAGAGGGAGAGGTCATTGTCACTGACATGGACACCATTGAAAAATCCAACCTTAACCGTCAGTTCCTCTTTAGGCCATGGGATGTCACG AAGATGAAGAGTgagactgctgctgctgcagtgAAGCAGATGAACCCATCCATCCGCATCACAGGCCATCAGAACAGAGTAGGTCCGGACACAGAGAAAATCTATGACGATGACTTCTTTGAGAATCTGAATGGTGTGACCAACGCTTTGGACAATGTGGATGCAC GTATGTACATGGATCGTAGGTGTGTGTACTACCGAAAGCCGCTGCTGGAGTCTGGTACCCTTGGTACTAAAGGAAATGTACAGGTTGTTATGCCTTTCATCACAGAGTCTTACAGCTCCAGCCAAGATCCCCCAGAGAAGTCTATTCCCATCTGCACCCTGAAGAACTTCCCCAATGCTATTGAACACACACTTCAG TGGGCTCGGGATGAGTTTGAGGGACTGTTCAAACAGCCTGCTGAAAATGCCATGCAGCATCTATC AGACCCAAAGTTCATGGAGCGCACTTTGAAGCTTCCTGGTGCCCAGCCTGCGGAAGTCCTGGAGGCAGTGTACAAGAGTCTGGTGACGGACTGTCCACGCAGTTGGGACGACTGTGTAGCCTGGGCACGAAATCACTGGCAGTGCCAATACAGCAATAACATTCGGCAGTTGCTGCACAATTTCCCTCCTGATCAG CTCACAAGTTCTGGAGCTCCATTCTGGTCAGGCCCCAAAAGATGTCCTCATCCTTTAGAATTTAGCACCAGCAAC gatcTGCACATGGACTATGTAATTGCTGCAGCCAACTTGTATGCTCAGACATACGGCCTAAAAGGCTCCACCGACCGTGAGGCTGTGGCCAAGTTGATACAGCAAGTGAAAGTTCCAGAGTTTACTCCCAGATCAGGAGTGAAAATCCATGTATCTGATCAAGAGCTGCAGAGTGCCAACGCCTCAGTGG ATGACTCGAGGCTTGAAGAGCTGAAGACTCTGCTGCCGTCTTCAGAGGCTGGAGCACAGTTTAAGCTTTGTGCCATTGACTTTGAAAAG GATGACGACACAAACTTCCACATGGACTTCATAGTAGCGGCATCCAATCTGAGAGCAGAGAATTATGACATTCCTCCAGCGGATAGACATAAG AGCAAACTCATTGCTGGAAAGATCATTCCTGCCATCGCCACGACGACAGCTGCTGTAGTAGGCCTGGTGTGTCTGGAGCTGTTTAAGATCATTCAGGGCCACAAGAAGCTGGAATCCTTTAAGAACGGCTTCATGAACCTCGCTTTGCCTTTCTTCGCTTTCTCCGAACCCATTGCTGCTCCCAAGCACAAG TATTATGATATCGACTGGACGCTATGGGATCGCTTTGAAGTGAAGGGCATTCAACCAAGCGGTGAGGAAATGACACTCCGCCAGTTCCTGGATTACTTCAAG AATGAACACAAGCTGGATATCACAATGCTGTCTCAGGGGGTGTCGATGCTTTACTCTTTCTTCATGCCCACCGCCAAGCTTAAAGAAAGACTGGAATTGCC TATGACCGAGATAGTGACCAAGGTGTCAAAGAAGAAGCTGGGCAAGCACGTCAGGGCACTCGTGTTTGAACTCTGCTGCAACGATACGACTGAGGAAGACGTGGAGGTGCCCTATGTCAGATACACCATTCGCTGA